Proteins found in one candidate division KSB1 bacterium genomic segment:
- a CDS encoding PHP domain-containing protein has protein sequence MVNLRVDLHVHSCYSPDAISKPETIVRVAKRRGIDVVAITDHNRVDAWEEMRVASRRWDISVVLGEEVRVWESGLPVGELVCLFLREPIKPGSLADVMRQVREQGALAAVAHPFSFRRFAFRRLDLLDGYKDLLIEVRNGRTYSSRANRKALELALRSARGITAGSDAHLPAEIGSVWLEVEASDVASLRQALMEGRGRMAGNPSHPAYSLFSGVLGRLGFRM, from the coding sequence ATGGTGAATCTACGCGTGGACCTGCACGTGCATTCCTGCTACTCGCCCGATGCCATCTCCAAGCCGGAGACGATCGTCCGCGTGGCCAAACGGCGAGGAATCGACGTTGTAGCTATCACGGACCACAACCGCGTGGACGCCTGGGAGGAGATGCGAGTGGCTTCGCGACGGTGGGATATCTCCGTAGTGCTGGGCGAGGAGGTTCGCGTCTGGGAATCCGGTCTTCCCGTAGGGGAGCTGGTGTGCCTATTCTTGCGCGAGCCCATCAAGCCGGGATCGCTGGCCGACGTTATGAGGCAAGTACGCGAGCAGGGGGCCCTGGCCGCTGTGGCCCATCCCTTCTCATTTCGTCGGTTTGCCTTCCGCCGTCTGGATCTCCTGGACGGGTACAAAGACCTGCTTATTGAGGTTCGCAACGGTCGGACCTACTCTTCCCGCGCCAACCGGAAGGCTCTCGAATTGGCCTTACGCTCGGCCAGAGGGATCACCGCCGGAAGCGATGCCCACCTCCCCGCGGAGATCGGCAGTGTCTGGCTTGAGGTGGAGGCTTCCGACGTGGCCTCCCTTCGCCAAGCCCTAATGGAAGGCAGAGGGAGAATGGCCGGCAATCCTTCCCACCCGGCCTATTCGCTTTTCTCCGGCGTTCTCGGCAGATTGGGGTTCCGGATGTGA